CCTGCTGATCTTCGTGTACCTCAACATGATCCTTCTGTACCTGCTGCCCCGCTGCTTTACCCCTGGGGAGGCACTGCTGGTATTGGGTGGCATCAGCTTCATGCTCAACCAGCTCATCAAACGCTCTCTGACTGTGGTGGAAAGCCAGGGTGACCCAGTGGATTTCTtcctgctggtggtggtggtaggcATGGTGCTTATGGGCATCTTCTTCAGCACTCTCTTTGTCTTCATGGACTCAGGTACCTGGGCTTCCTCCGTCTTCTTCCACCTCATGACCTGTGTGCTGGGCCTTGGTGTGGTCCTGCCCTGGCTGCACCGGCTCATCCGCAAGAACCCCCTGCTCTGGCTTCTTCAATTCCTCTTCCAAACAGAGACCCGCATCTACCTCCTAGTCTACTGGTCTCTGCTGGCCACCTTAGCCTGCCTGGTGGTACTTTACCAGAATGCCAAGCGGTCGTCCTCTGAGTCCAAGAAGCACCAGGCCCCCACCATTGCCCGGAAGTATTTCCACTTCATCGTGGTGGCCACCTACATCCCAGGTATCCTCTTTGACCGGACACTGCTCTACGTAGCTGCCACTATCTGTCTGGCAGTCTTCATCTTCCTGGAGTACGTGCGCTATTTCCGCATCAAGCCCCTGGGCCACACCCTGAGGAGCCTCCTGTCCCTTTTCCTGGATGAACGAGACAGTGGACCACTCATCCTGACACATATCTACCTGCTTCTGGGCATGTCTCTTCCCATTTGGCTGGTCCCCAGACCCTGCACACAGAAGGGTAGCTTGGGGGGAGCAAGGGCCCTGGTTCCCTACGCAGGGGTCTTGGCTGTGGGTGTGGGCGACACTGTGGCCTCTATCTTCGGCAGCACCATGGGGGAAATCCACTGGCCTGGAACCAAAAAGACTTTTGAGGGGACCGTGACCTCTATATTTGCGCAGATCATTTCTGTAGCTCTGATCTTAATCTTTGACAGTGGAGTGGACCTAAACTACAGCTATGCTTGGATTTTGGGCTCTATCAGCATCGTGTCCCTCCTAGAAGCATACACGACGCAGATAGACAATCTCCTGTTGCCTCTCTACTTGCTGATACTGCTGATGGCCTAGCTGCTGTGCAGCAGTGATGGAGGAAACAGGGACATGGGGAGGATGAGGGGTCCCCACAGCAGCCAGCCACTTGGGCATGAAGAGCCAAGGGGTGAGAAGCACATTGGATTTTTCAGTTCATTCAGattcaaaataaaagtcaaagcGCTCCtggttttagttttgctgatatttaaaaagaaagtctttttttttttttttaagaaaatgactcttttttttttttaaatgtttatttatttttgagagagaaagagacagcacaagcaggggaggggcagagagagagagggagacaccatctgaagcaggttccaggctctgagctgtcagcacagagctcgacacggggctcgaacccaccaacagtgagatcatgacctgagtcaaagtgggacgcttaactgactgagccacccaggtgccccaaaaaacaAGGTTTAAAGGATAGCACAACAACACAAAGAACTTGTGTGTATtctagccgcccccccccccccccccgcccgctctACCTCACCTTGTGATCCTGGATGCTGGACGCGGTAGAGTGTAAAGGTTACCACTTCAGGTTCTGGAGTCAAACTAATCTGGTCAGAGTCCTTGGCTACACTATTTTacccactctgggcctcagtgctCCTGTCTGCAAGATGGCAACAGGAAGAGCCTGCACCTCACGGGGTGCTGTGAGGTGAGATGTGTGAAGGATCCAGCCCACAGCCCGTCCATAATGAACAAATAGTAAGGGAAAGTGTCATTATTACCCAAGGCCAGTCCTTGTCCCAGCAAAACGGCAGGCAAGCCAAGAGGTTTTATGGGCTGTACTTGGAGACCAGAGTGACCTTATTCCCCTGCCTACATTTGGAGGAGAAGCCAAGAGGAAATAGCCAAGCACATGTGCTTTCCTAGGAAGCGCTGAAGGCGAGAGGTGAGATCGTCTTGTAGCAGGCCTGGAAGGGCTGGAGGAAGAGTATCGGGCCGGGGCTGACTTCCTGTTTCAGCCTGCTCCACCCTTGCCTCACAGCCTCTGCTGCCTGGCTGAGCGTTGCTGACGAAGGACTGGGTGGACGGCCCATGGTCCTTATCAGAGGGGCCCTCCTGAGACCCTCCCACACTCCAGTCATGTCCAAACCTGTGTCTCTTCTCTTGGTAAGAAACGAGAGACCGGGGACTGGCAGGGTTTACCGAGAGTGCTACTTGGGGCTCTGCTGTGGGGCCCACACCGGATGCTTACTGTCTGTGAGGGCAGAGTCCAGGCTCCCCACCACATCCCCGCGTGCCACCAGAGCCTGGCATTGTAGGGGGAACCCAGTGGACATTTGCCGCGTGGGTGAACAGTTCCCATCAGTGGGAAGATAGCATAGTGAGTTGCTCAAGGCTGGACAAGGTTCTCCCTTCTCACCCAGCCCAACAGGGAGGGGCCTGGCTGGGAGACACACGAACTTTGGCCCACCAAGAAGCACAGCTGTAGCAAGCTTGTGCTGAGGGCTGGGGATCCCTGCCAAGCCCTGTCCCTCAGAGGAAAGTGTTAGGACATTCCTTTGGGGCTCAAAGGAGACTTCACAAACCCTTCCGTTCTCTCGGGCTCCCTTCTGCTTGCTAAAAGAGGCAGCAAAACGCCAGGGAAGAGCTTTGCCTCACTGACGCCCTGGGTGGCCTTGGGGAAGggctctgtcccccctccccgggcctcgGTTTGCCCATGAATTCAGAGCCGGGGGCTGAAAAGTAAGGTCACAAATTCATACGGCTGCCAAGGCCAGGCAGGTAATGCAGTGGAGGACATGGGAAGTGAGGACCACAGGCACCTCCAAGGAGGCGGCTGTGCCTGGGCATCTCCATGCTCCACCATAGGCCCAACGTTCCTGACCTCGTTCAAGGAAGCTTAGAAACGTGCGCTGTTAGGTGAAACCTCccaattttaaaaaagttgtttaaaaaaaaaacaacaaaaaaacccccacaacactgaggcccagacagaAACACATCTGCAGTGTAGAATCAGCCGGTGGCCCCAGTTTGCAGCCTCTGGCCCAGACCCCGGCGGGGCCGGGTCTGGGTTTGACAGTTGCTCCTGCGGAAAGTCTACGTGCCCGCCAAGCGTTCCCAGCGAGAGGGACCGTGGAGGCCTAACCTGGCCCCGTTGACTGCACAAGTGGCACATGGGGCCCAGAGAGAAGAAGGGCCTGGCCTGAGACCGGAAAACAAGTTGGTCACAGAGCCAGGACCAGAACCTGGGGCTGTAGTCCTAGCCCTggtcttctcccctcccccagcaaggAGTCTTGGGGAGCACAGAGGTCAGAAGCACAGGCTCTGGATCAGGCTGACCTCGCTGAACCACCGGACAGCGGCACGACCGCAGGTCAGTTAAACTTCCCACCCCTGGTGTCAGCTTCTTCGTCTCTAAGTGCCGACGGGAAGAGCACCTAACTGGGAGCCGTGGGGACACAGATAAAGCGCGTGCAGCTCCTGGCGCATGAACGCCCACTAAATGTTACGGTTGTTGAAATCATGCAGACCTCTCACCGGGCGGGGCTGGGGTACCTGGGATGGTTTTCAGCAGGGCTCTCATCTTGAAAGCGAGGCTGTTTGGGAAAGAAGGATCGAGAAGCTGTATTCAGAAGTCGCTTTTATTGAATGTCCTGCACCGTAATAATCAGAATTCCCTCTGAGAGGAGAGAACAGTGGGAAGCTGGCAGAGAAGCAGCCAGAACCCTTTCGTAGTAACAGGCTGCCTCCAGGGGGAGGTTgggttggggcaggggagaggaagaggagacagaggtcTTCTCCGGAAAGCCATGCGGTGCAGGCTCCTGCTGCCCGCCTGCCACCTCTCGCCTGCCTGTCTGCAGGGCCAAGGGGCACAGACCCTGGCAGGGAGAAAGCACTGGAGGAGAGACTCGACTTCCCCTTCGCAGCTGGGCAGGGGGGCGAGGTGCTGGTGCTTGCCCGGCCGCAGCTTCGCCCGGACAGACCGGGCCCGGCCCCGAGAGGATGTTTAGGTATACAGCGGGGGAAAGGGGAGCTCAGCTGTTGGCTGGAGCCTGCGGAGACAGAGAGAACCTTGAGGTGCCAGAGTCACTGCTCCCGGCCTCCAGGACCTCTTGAGGAGCCTGTCcagggcacacacacaccctgccacCTACCAGTTCTCCGGGCTCCAGACGGTGCCCAAGGCCTCCATGAGGTGGAAAGTGTAGGCATGGCGTGAGCGGTCCGAGAGGTTCTGCTCGCTTTTGTGCACCACCTCTCCGTGGATTAGGATGAGGGCCCCTGGCGGGAATGCAGCAGCAGGTCAGGAGAGGGGACAAAGGGCGCTCCTCCCTCTAGTGATTCTGTGGCCCGTTCATCCCCATTCCCGTTCCTGAAAACTCGGGGCCCTGCAGCCTGCCCCAGGGTCGGAGGCTCCCCTGGGATCAAGTCCCTTCTGCTGTGACCTGGTGCCCTCGGCAAGCCTTGGCAAGGGTGTCCCCTTCTGTGGTGTTTGCAGGACCAGGCAGAAGCATCTGTACTGTGCCCGTCAGCTGGGACCTTGCGAGCAGATGCCGGGCTGGACGTCTCCTTTCCCTATTCTAACAGGAACAGCGGCATCTGGTCAGCATCTACTGTGTCCCACATCATCTGTACGTCACCCATCTCACGGACTTCCCCGCTTtacatttggggaaactgaggctcagagaggttcagtcaTTTGCCCCAAGAGACAGCCCAGAAGTTGCAGGGTCTGGATGCTAGCCTGATCTGGGAGGCCATGCTGTTTTGGTTCGTTCcgttttgaagttttctttcgTTAGGTCATCTCTGcacccacacggggctcgaactcatgaccccaagatcaagagtagcatgctcttggggcacctgggtggctcagtcggttaggcgtcccgacttcagctcagggcatgatctcgcggtccgtgagttcgagccccgcatcgggctctgtgctgacagctcggagcccggagcctgcttccgattctgtgtctccctctctctctgcccctcccctgctcacgctctgtctctctctgtctctcaaaaatgaacaaacgttaaaaaaataaataaataaagagtagcacgcttttccaactgagccagcccggcaCCCTGGGAGGCCTTGCTGTTAATCAGGCAACTTTGAGACTTCCCAGTACCTGTCCAGCCCGgcctcccattctgtggcttcACAGCCCTCAGAGCAAGCACAGACCCACAGGCGTGGCCCCAGAGCCTGCCACCCTGCCGCCGGCATCCCACCTACCTCTCCGCACTGGTGTGGGCACAAAGAGGCTGTTATCCCGGGCAGGCTCAGACCCAAGGAAGCTGGTGACAGGCATCGAGCCAGCAGGGGCCCGGATCAGCCTTCTCGACACCCCACCTGCAGGTCAAGGGGGAGCCTTTAGCCTCTCTTTTTCTCCGAGTCTCTCTGCCATCGGGGGTGGGATACGAGTGGGCAGGGCGAGACCGGTGTCCTTACTGGTGTGGGAGCCCGGGATGAACCAGAGGCAGCCATTCTCCAGCGTGGCATCCTCCAGTGCTATCCATATGCCCAGCAGCCGGCCCAGGGGCTCCGTGTACAGGAAGGTGGCGTCCTGGTGAGGAGTGACTGCAgcagcaccccccgccccgggcgtGAGGAACCTGGCCCACCTCACCTTGGCCTTGTTCCCCGCTCCCTGGTGCTCTCAGAGCCCTGCAGCCCGAGCCTTCCCGTGGTCGGTTGGAATCCCAGCGCTTCCTGGCATAGAGACTGAGGGCACGAGACTTCGGCTCTCAAAACTTCAATCTCTAAACCTTGAAGCGGCCTCGATAATAACCTACCTCACAGAGTCGCTGGAGGATCCCACGAGAAAACGTGTGAAAAGTGCTTAGTACGGGGCCGGACGCTCTAATGGCTACAAAGTGGCTGTGATTGTTTAATCCCAGCCAGGCAACTAAGGTCACTGTCCTTAACCAGGACAAGCATCTCCAGCCACCAGATGAGCCGCTGGTGTAAGACTGGGGAGTTGGGCGCGAAAGGAGAAGAGGCTGTGTGACTGGCCCCCAGCCACATTTTAACCCCCTCTGGATGATGCTGGGCCCCAGCCAGGATGGAGGGCTGCTGAACAAAGGACTTCAGTCTGTGGGTGctagtctccctccctcccttccttccttcctggggaaCTGTGTGTTTGCTGAGCACCAAACTTGAAGAGGGACTTGGACAATCCAGTGTCCAGAGCAAGGTGTCCTAATGGCAGGCACTCCAAAGCATTTGAGGGAAGGGCCACTGAAGGAAGTACGGGTGCTGAACTCAGGGAGGGCCTGCTCGCCCCTCGGGCTGAACGGTGGGGAGGAGCCGGTGGTCACCAGGAGGCTGACTTGGGCTCACGTGAGGAAGGAAAGGGCTGGCTGTGAGGGGATGAGCCCCCTGTCACTGGAGGTATTCAAACAGAAGTAGATAATCGCCCACAAGGGAGGCCACAAAGGGTATCTATGCATCCAGAGGGCTTTGAAATTAGATGGGCAATTTCTCTGTTAAATCAGTCCtccaggaggggcgcctgggtggctcactcagtcaagcacccaacttcagctcagatcatgatctcacggttcatgagttagagccccgagtcaggttccacgctgcccacgcacagcctgcttgggagtctccctccacccctcccccacgcgcgctctctctctctctctctctctctcaaaatacataaataaaagaaaaaatacaggctCACAGGTCTTTGCAGCCGTGCTGCCTAACAGTCTTAGGGCCTGGGGCCCTGGGATCTGTATTTTTAACCAGGTAGGGATTCCTCAAGAACCCAGGCTCGAGAACCACTGTGCCAAGGGCCCCAGGACACCCTCCCAACCAACTATTCCACAAAGGAACCGAAGGTaccttctccttcctgccccaggctCTTGCCCATGGACATCTCCCCAAGCACCATCCCTCCCAACCACTAATGTCCCAGATCTCCCACGGTGGCCTTTGCTGGGCCCCACAGCCTGTTCTCCGCTTACCTTCGCCACCAAGATGAGGTTGctacaagagaaaagaagggcCAGTgaagccgggggcgggggtgggggtggggagcaggggccaCTCTGAGTTTTGGGGGATGCTCTGACCCGGCCACAGGTGTTTACCTCCAAGGGTTTCACACCAGCACCCAGCTATGGAGtacccaccatgtgccaggcccagGAGGGCGGCAAAGAGAAAAACCACGCTGCCTGGCATGGTGCTCTGAGTCTGAACACACACGTGCCTACCAAGAACAAAGCCGAAGGGAAGGACAGCAAGAGGGGCTGGGTCCCAGGCCTGAGGTTAAGCCTATCAGCCCAGCCAGGGTCAGCGATGGGTCCCTCTCTTCCCAGGGGAACACTggaagacttcttggaggaggtggcattgAGCTGGGCCTTGAAGTTGGGAGCAGAGCATTTCAATggcaagagaagggagaagagaatcctGGGGGTCTCCTTGCCTCTTGCCACCAGATTTTAACTGAGCACCGACAAAGTGCCAGGCAAGTGGCACAAAGTGCCAGGCAAGTGACGACAAAGTGCCGTCACCCAGAGGAGATGGATTTTGCACGTTCTCCTCAAAACTTACTAATTCTTCAGGGAAGCAGCTTTTTGGCCCTTCGTAAGGAGGGGCTTGATGTGAGTACTTGATGTGAGTACTCTGGGTACATTACAGAGGGTAAACTGAGGTCTGGGGAGGACAGGGAGCTCACCTTGAAGATGTACATGCTCTGCACCACCACGGGCATCTGGAGGCTCAGACTTTTGGCTAAGGCCTGGAAGGGGGCAGAGGTCAGACTTCCAGCCTACTCTCACTCACATCTGggccacccacctgcccacccccctcaccctcaccctcacctctGCTCACCTGCACTTTGGGAGAGTGTGTGACACTCCTGAAGACAGGGTCG
This DNA window, taken from Acinonyx jubatus isolate Ajub_Pintada_27869175 chromosome D4, VMU_Ajub_asm_v1.0, whole genome shotgun sequence, encodes the following:
- the DOLK gene encoding dolichol kinase, with translation MTREYAPPASGTGAPLSGSVLAEAAVVFAVVLSIHAAVWDRYSWCAVALAVQAFYVQYKWDRLLQQGSAVFQFRMSANSGLLPASMVMPLLGLVMKERCQSVGNTYFERFGIVVAATGMAVALFSSVLALGITRPVPTNTCVISGLAGGVIIYIMKHSLSVGEVIEVLEVLLIFVYLNMILLYLLPRCFTPGEALLVLGGISFMLNQLIKRSLTVVESQGDPVDFFLLVVVVGMVLMGIFFSTLFVFMDSGTWASSVFFHLMTCVLGLGVVLPWLHRLIRKNPLLWLLQFLFQTETRIYLLVYWSLLATLACLVVLYQNAKRSSSESKKHQAPTIARKYFHFIVVATYIPGILFDRTLLYVAATICLAVFIFLEYVRYFRIKPLGHTLRSLLSLFLDERDSGPLILTHIYLLLGMSLPIWLVPRPCTQKGSLGGARALVPYAGVLAVGVGDTVASIFGSTMGEIHWPGTKKTFEGTVTSIFAQIISVALILIFDSGVDLNYSYAWILGSISIVSLLEAYTTQIDNLLLPLYLLILLMA
- the PHYHD1 gene encoding phytanoyl-CoA dioxygenase domain-containing protein 1, with protein sequence MACLSSSQLQKFQEDGFLVLEGFLSADECVAMQQRIGELVANMDVPLHCRTIFSTQDEQLKVLDNRDYFWNSGDKIRFFFEKGVFDEKGDFLVPPEKSINKIGHALHAHDPVFRSVTHSPKVQALAKSLSLQMPVVVQSMYIFKQPHLGGEVTPHQDATFLYTEPLGRLLGIWIALEDATLENGCLWFIPGSHTSGVSRRLIRAPAGSMPVTSFLGSEPARDNSLFVPTPVRRGALILIHGEVVHKSEQNLSDRSRHAYTFHLMEALGTVWSPENWLQPTAELPFPPLYT